The proteins below are encoded in one region of Aquisphaera giovannonii:
- a CDS encoding DUF1501 domain-containing protein: MATPRNCESSMTRRDCLRLGLGALMGGGLVESLRARGLAAAPGSRPSSCILVWMDGGPSHYETFDPKPDAPAEIRGEFRPIETSVPGIRFAQPMTRLAAIADKLAIIRSIRHDQGNHGAGNHYMITGAPPRIPVGCGAFVSFHPSMGAVTAHERGASGGLPPYFSMPSMTRSGGPNFLGAKYAPFVVPDDPNSSRFRVRDVAPPGGLEVARVEDRRGLRERLDRFRRFADRATGDPALALDEYYHQGYELMASPMAQRAFDISQEDPRVRDMYGRHSFGQRCLLARRLVEAGVPFITLNEGGWDHHVSLFDGFRKRMPRFEGAVAALIQDLDRRGLLESTLVVVLGEFGRTPKINKDAGRDHWSNAMSVLMAGCGTPGGQVVGATDAQGYAASDRILSPENFVATIYAKLGIDPGKILYTPSGRPTFLVSDPTPIRELMG, translated from the coding sequence ATGGCCACCCCCCGGAACTGCGAATCCTCGATGACCCGCCGCGACTGCCTCCGGCTCGGCCTGGGTGCGCTGATGGGGGGCGGCCTCGTCGAGTCCCTCCGGGCCCGCGGGCTGGCCGCCGCGCCGGGCTCGCGGCCCTCGAGCTGCATCCTGGTCTGGATGGACGGCGGGCCCAGCCACTACGAGACCTTCGACCCCAAGCCCGACGCCCCCGCCGAGATCCGCGGCGAGTTCCGCCCCATCGAGACCTCGGTCCCCGGCATCCGCTTCGCGCAGCCGATGACGCGGCTCGCGGCGATCGCCGACAAGCTGGCCATCATCCGGTCGATCCGGCACGACCAGGGGAACCACGGGGCGGGCAATCACTACATGATCACGGGTGCTCCGCCCAGGATCCCCGTCGGCTGCGGCGCGTTCGTGAGCTTCCACCCGAGCATGGGGGCGGTGACCGCCCACGAGCGCGGGGCGTCCGGCGGGCTGCCGCCGTACTTCTCGATGCCCAGCATGACCCGTTCCGGCGGGCCGAACTTCCTGGGGGCGAAGTACGCCCCGTTCGTCGTCCCCGACGACCCGAACTCGTCGCGGTTCCGCGTCCGCGACGTCGCCCCGCCGGGGGGCCTGGAGGTTGCCCGCGTGGAAGACCGCCGCGGACTCCGCGAGCGGCTCGACCGGTTCCGCCGCTTCGCCGACAGGGCGACCGGCGACCCGGCCCTCGCCCTCGACGAGTACTACCACCAGGGCTACGAGCTGATGGCCTCCCCCATGGCCCAGCGCGCGTTCGACATCTCCCAGGAGGACCCCCGCGTCCGCGACATGTACGGCCGCCACTCCTTCGGCCAGCGCTGCCTGCTCGCCCGCCGGCTCGTCGAGGCCGGCGTCCCCTTCATCACGCTCAACGAGGGGGGCTGGGACCACCACGTCTCCCTCTTCGACGGCTTCCGCAAGCGCATGCCCCGGTTCGAAGGCGCGGTCGCCGCGCTCATCCAGGACCTCGACCGTCGCGGCCTGCTGGAGTCCACGCTGGTCGTCGTGCTCGGCGAGTTCGGGCGGACGCCGAAGATCAACAAGGACGCCGGCCGCGACCACTGGTCGAACGCCATGTCGGTCCTGATGGCCGGCTGCGGCACGCCCGGCGGCCAGGTCGTCGGCGCGACCGACGCCCAGGGCTATGCCGCCAGCGATCGCATCCTCTCGCCGGAGAACTTCGTGGCCACGATCTACGCGAAGCTCGGCATCGACCCGGGCAAGATCCTCTACACCCCCAGCGGCCGCCCCACCTTCCTCGTCTCCGACCCCACCCCGATCCGCGAGCTGATG